One stretch of Aquisalimonas asiatica DNA includes these proteins:
- the mlaE gene encoding lipid asymmetry maintenance ABC transporter permease subunit MlaE, which yields MTDLLQRIGARTLGVAERLGRAFLFLLRALAAMPSLVLRPGLVVQQLYSVGVLSLVIIVVSGVFVGLVLGLQGHTTLVNFGAEQSLGVLVALSIVRELGPVVTALLFAGRAGSALAAEIGLMKSTEQLSGMEMMAVDPMRRIVAPRLLAGFIAMPLLAAIFSFLAIFGSYVIGVGLLGVDTGAFWGQMQDAVEFREDIINGVIKSLAFGFVASWIAVFEGYDAEPTSAGVSRATTRAVVYTSLAVLGLDFVLTALMFA from the coding sequence ATGACGGATCTCCTGCAGCGCATCGGTGCACGGACGCTGGGCGTCGCCGAGCGGCTCGGGCGCGCGTTTCTGTTTCTGCTGCGCGCCCTTGCCGCAATGCCGTCGCTGGTGCTGCGGCCCGGGCTGGTGGTCCAGCAGCTCTACTCCGTGGGTGTGCTGTCCCTGGTCATCATCGTCGTCTCCGGGGTGTTCGTGGGCCTGGTGCTTGGCCTCCAGGGGCATACGACCCTGGTCAATTTCGGCGCGGAGCAGTCCCTGGGGGTTCTGGTCGCGCTGTCCATCGTGCGCGAGCTCGGCCCGGTGGTGACCGCGCTGCTGTTCGCCGGTCGCGCCGGCTCCGCCCTGGCGGCGGAGATCGGGTTGATGAAGAGCACCGAACAGCTCTCCGGCATGGAGATGATGGCGGTGGACCCGATGCGGCGGATCGTCGCGCCGCGTCTGCTGGCCGGCTTCATCGCCATGCCCCTGCTGGCGGCCATTTTCAGTTTTCTCGCCATCTTCGGTTCGTACGTGATCGGTGTGGGGCTGCTGGGCGTCGACACGGGGGCGTTCTGGGGGCAGATGCAGGACGCGGTGGAGTTCCGCGAGGACATTATCAACGGCGTCATCAAGAGCCTGGCTTTCGGCTTCGTGGCAAGCTGGATTGCCGTGTTCGAGGGCTATGATGCCGAGCCCACGTCAGCAGGCGTCAGCAGGGCCACCACGCGTGCCGTGGTGTACACCTCGCTGGCCGTGCTCGGGCTTGATTTCGTGCTTACTGCGCTGATGTTTGCATAA